aaattaaccaAAGCCTATTCTGAGAATGGTGTTcgatattttttgaaaacaTATGACAAACCATTCAAACGAAGTATTCCAAGTATTGAAGAGTTGGAAAGGACTTTGAATGAGGAATAAGAGGTGTATAACAGTCTATATAGTTGTGtttgtataataaaaatattttgtgtCATCAATAGAAATTTCCGTCCgggaaaatttttcaattgtaaaagaaaaaaaaataagaagcAAAGGTAGGTAAAGCGATGAGATGAGATGAGATGAggttgaaataaaataaaaaagcaaacaaataaacacagatacaaacaaacaaacaagcAAGCGCAGATACAAACAAACACCATTGTAAATTATCACCTCCTATCGAGATGCGTCAAAAAAGAGCTAAATCATACAAGAAACAATTAATAGTTTATAACCATACGTTTAAATTCCGTGAACCATACCAAGTGATAATAGATGATGCATTAGTTCAAGAGACGTTACGAGccaaatataatttgattaaagGTTTGAACAATGTGCTTTCTAGTAGCAATGCTATTAAGCCCATGATTACACAATGTTGTATATCTGCATTATATAAGAGTGAGGACCAAGAGAGTATTAGTATTGGTAAGACGTTTGAAAGACGTCGTTGCAATCATTCTGTGAAGGAACCTTTAAGCCCATCTGAATGTATGTTGAGTATTGTTGATGTGAATGGGAAGAATAAGCATCGATATATTGTGGCTACACaagatttagaattaaGACGGAAATTGAGGAAAATCCCTGGGGTGCCGTTAATCCATTTTAAGAGATCTGTGATGGTTATGGAACCGTTGAGTGATGCTTCATGTGaatataatgaagaagTGGAGAGTAAAAAATTGACATCTGGATTGAATTCTACAAAGGCTAGTGTGGAAGGAGGACAAGAGAATGGGattaagaagaaaaaagtcAAAGGGGTGAATCCATTAAgtatgaagaagaaatcgAACTCGAACTCGAACTCGAACTCGAACTCGAACTCGAACTCGAAACCGAAACCGAAACCGATTAAACATGAACGGGACAATGAGAATGCAACGGATCAACCTGCTAAGAAGAGGAGAAAGAGAAAGCATACTTCAAATGCTAATGCTAAAAAATCTGAAGA
This genomic stretch from Henningerozyma blattae CBS 6284 chromosome 1, complete genome harbors:
- the UTP23 gene encoding rRNA-binding ribosome biosynthesis protein UTP23 (similar to Saccharomyces cerevisiae UTP23 (YOR004W); ancestral locus Anc_6.15) — protein: MRQKRAKSYKKQLIVYNHTFKFREPYQVIIDDALVQETLRAKYNLIKGLNNVLSSSNAIKPMITQCCISALYKSEDQESISIGKTFERRRCNHSVKEPLSPSECMLSIVDVNGKNKHRYIVATQDLELRRKLRKIPGVPLIHFKRSVMVMEPLSDASCEYNEEVESKKLTSGLNSTKASVEGGQENGIKKKKVKGVNPLSMKKKSNSNSNSNSNSNSNSKPKPKPIKHERDNENATDQPAKKRRKRKHTSNANAKKSEE